The sequence tctccacagcagcatgtcatttctgtctcttcgcgttgcgttaacacttatcgatctccgtcgcgcgccacagagctccgtgcgcgcgcatcgggaccgagcaaaaccaaagtcacttgtcaatctgtccccgtgtccgtgtcggtgaggtttcagctttgcagcggtgtccccgccgtccctttcatcacggcccagttcatgaagaaaaccacacagtcagtttgcctcagcagctgctagaggaagactagaggcctttagattgtatcatggtggagttaatggttgacaaacaagagaaacatgttctgtttaaccctcctgttacctttacatttactaacatattttaccctcggggtcaatttgaccccagcaattaaaacctccagaaaattattagaattaatattgcttcccaagtttaagtgtgaggtactttatgtttgtttgttgactacctaaatagccctttaaagcaacactatgtaaccttttgaccttaaaataacagcttgaaaaaaattgtgccgctacaatgacttttaatatgacgatttgcgtctctgctattgccatcgggggtctgtggggaaataactccgctatgtaagattctggagccgcccggtacatccggcggatgtactcgacctgctttctggcagtgattacgcaatgtcatcaAGTGCCACttcacgctcgcagctacagtataaggggagctttttatgtagctttttggggttgtcaacaatattgtattcgatcacacgtactccacatttgcagtcccccaaaacaaaagtaaatgaccgcataaatatatatggatatgaatatatataaataaatatgtatataaatatatatatggatataaatatatatggatataaatatatgtgtatataaatgtataaatatatatggatataaatatacatataatacccATTCAGGAGTACTTGATAGCAGGTTTATGAAATACATTGAAATTAAAGTAAAGGATTTCCAGGTTTGAGTCAAACTTAATCCCACTCCCAGGTTTGCTGTCACAACACAATGTACACAgtacttcatatatatatatatatatatatatatatatatatatatactacaggTTACAGGCGAGTCAATATCAGCCTCCTCTAACATTCACATGTCGTATGAGAGCGTGGAGATTAATCATAATAGCAGCGAATGCTCCGTTTTCCCGTGTTTTGATCACCCTCCACATGACAGTACATTACCGTCACCTGAAGGCATCACGGTGAGGAACCCTCGTCTCCTTGAAAGTCCGTTTTCATTTCACTAAGAGCTCCGTCTGACAGCTTCAGCTGAGCTCTCCTTAACGAGGGTGGGAGGAGTCACAATGACCACGAGTGACACAATCGACCAATGAAAGCTCGGATAACTTCACAAAGAACGCCGACGTGTCCTTTAGCTGCAGAAGAAGAGTTCCCAATGTCATCAGACGGAAATTAAAAAACTCTGCATAGCCGCCTGATTCCCTCCCTCACGACACAGGGACGCTTCAAGGGACAAGTAGTATACACCCACTACCGATCAGAAGataatttttcaaaataaaagccctgtTTTTTCTAATAAAGGTAACATTAAagtaatcataaatactctctccattgttaatgtgtagatgactattctctggtgtttaatgaagtctctacagagttGTGTAGAGGCCCGTCTCcatgttctagtggtacattgtgttatcaccttagaagacgagcggaggggtagaaaacccgctaaagcctctcctctaggatacactgggctcctctctcctctaggatacactgagctcctctctcctctaggatactctgagctcctctctcctctaggatacactgggctcctctctcctctaggatacactgagctcctctcctctaggatacactgagctcctctctcctctaggatacactgagctcctctctcctctaggatacactgagctcctctctcctctaggatacactgggctcctctctcctctaggatacactgagctcctctctcctctaggacacactgagctcctatctcctctaggatacactgagctcctatctcctcaaggatacactgagctcctctctcctctgggatacactgggctcctctctcctcgaggatacactgagctcctatctcctctaggacacactgagctcctctctcctctgggatacactgggctcctctctcctctaggatacactgagctcctctctcctctaggacacactgagctcctatctcctctaggatacactgagctcctatctcctctaggatacactgagctcctctctcctctgggatacactgggctcctctctcctctaggatacactgagctcctctctcctctaggacacactgagctcctatctcctctaggatacactgagctcctatctcctcaaggatacactgagctcctctctcctctgggatacactgggctcctctctcctcgaggatacactgagctcctatctcctctaggacacactgagcacctatctcctctaggatacactgagctcctctctcctctaggatacactgatctcctctctcctctaggatacactgagctcctatctccccaaggatacactgagctcctatctcctctaggatacactgatctcctctctcctaggatacactgagctcctctctcctaggatacactgagctcctctctcctaggatacactgagctcctctctcctaggatacactgagctcctatctcctctaggacacactgagctcctctctcctctaggatacactgagctcgtctctcctaggatacactgagctcctatctcctaggatacactgagctcctctctcctaggatacactgagctcctctctcctaggatacactgagctcctctctcctaggatacactgagctcctctctggtcttcctcgtgtcctctaggaccagccaggaggcaggaggacggCTGCCTCCACTGAGGCCCCCCTCTCTCTGGAGGACTTGGACCGTTCCATCGCGGCCTTCGACACCGTGGAGCAGCTGCTCAGAACCCTGAGCCCGGACACCTGGAGGCAGGACCTGGACAGCATCTACACCCAGACCCACATCCAGTACCGGGCCAGGGCCTACCACCTGGCCAGCAGGCACAGCAAAGGTGgactgtctctctcacctgtctctctctctcctgtctctctctcctgtctctctctctcctgtctctctcacctgtctctctctcctgtctctctctctctctcctgtctctctctctcctgtctctctctcctgtctctctctcctgtctctctctcctgtctctctctcctgtctctctctcctgtctctctctctcctgtctctctctctcctgtctctctcacctgtctctctctcctgtctctctctctcctgtctctctctcctgtctctctctcctgtctctctatcacctgtctctctctctctcctgtctctctctctcctgtctctctcacctgtctctctctcctgtctctctctcctgtctctctcacctgtctctctcctgtctctcttctgtctctctcttgtctctctctcctgtctctctctcctgtctctctctctctcctgtctctctctctctctctcctgtctctctctcctgtctctctctcctgtctctctctcctgtctctctctctcctgtctctctctctcctgtctctctctcctgtctctctctctcctgtctctctctctcctgtctctctctctcctgtctctctctctcctgtctctctctctcctgtctctctctcctgtctctctctctcctgtctctctctcctgtctctctctctcctgtctctctcacctgtctctctctcctgtctctctctctcctgtctctctctctctctctcctgtctctctctcctgtctctctctcttgtctctctctcctgtctctctcctgtctctctctcttgtctctctctcctgtctctctctcctgtctctctctcttgtctctctgtctgtctctctctcctgtctctctctcctgtctctctctcctgtctctctcctgtctctctctctctctctctcctgtctctctctctcctgtctctctctcctgtctctctctcctgtctctctctctcctgtctctctctcctgtctctctctcctgtctctctctcctgtctctctctcttgtctctctctcctgtctctctctctctcctgtctctctctcctgtctctctctctcctgtctctctctctcctgtctctctctctcctgtctctctctcctgctctctctcctgtctctctcctgtctctctctcctctctctctcctgtctctctcctgtctctctctctcctgtctctctctcctgtctctctctcctgtctctctctcctgtctctctctctctcctgtctctctctcctgtctctctcctgtctctctctctctctctctcctgtctctcttctgtctctctctcctgtctctctctctctctctctctctctcctgtctctctctctcctgtctctctctcctgtctctctctctcctgtctctctcacctgtctctctctcctgtctctctctcctgtctctctcctgtctctctctcctgtctctctctcctgtctctctctcctgtctctctctcctgtctctctctctctctcctgtctctctctcctgtctctctctctctctctctctctcctgtctctctcttctgtatctctctcctctctctcttctgtctctcttctgtctctcttctgtctctctctctgtccctctctctctcctgtctctctctgtctctctcctctctctctcttgtctttctctttccggtccctctctctcctgtctctctctgcccctctctcctgtctctctctctcttgtctctctctcctgtctctctctcctgtctctgtctctctcacctgtctctctctcctgtctctctctctcctgtctctctctcctgtctctctctctcctgtctctctcctgtctctctctcctgtctctctctctctcctgtctctctctcctgtctctctctctctctctcctgtctctctctcctgtctctctctcctgtctctctctcctgtctctctctctgtctctctctcctgtctctctctcctgtctctctcacctgtctctctctcctgtctctctctcctgtctctctctcctgtctctctcacctgtctctctctcctgtctctctctcctgtctctctctcctgtctctctcctgtctctctctcctgtctctctctcctgtctctctctcctgtctctctctctcctgtctctctctcctgtctctctctcctgtctctctctcctgtctctctctcctgtctctctctcctgtctctctctcctgtctctctctctcctgtctctctcctgtctctctctctcctgtctctctctcctgtctctctctctcctgtctctctcttctgtctctctcctgtctctctcttctctctctcctgtctctctctcctgtctctctctctctcctgtctctctctcctgtctctctctctcctgtctctctctcctgtctctctctcctgtctctctctctctctctctctcctgtctctctctcctgtctctctctctcctgtctctctctcctgtctctctctcctgtctctctctctctcctggttcTCGGTGTCTCTCTACCCAGCGGCTCACCTGCTCCCTGGTAAACAGTTGTGTGCTTGACAGCAAATCCATCTCTATTTATCagtgcatgtgtgtacgtgtgcgtgtgcgtgtgtgtgtgtgtgtgtgtgcgtgtgtatgtgtgtgtgtgtgtgtgtgtgtgtctgtgtgtgtgtgtgtgtgcgtgtgtgtgtgtgtgtgtatgtgtgtctgtgtgtgtgtgtgtgtgtgtgtgtgtgtgtgtgcatgtgtgtgcgtgtgtgtgtgtctgtgtgtgtgcgtgtgtgtgtgtgtgtgtgtgtatgtgtctgtgtgtgtgcgtgtgtatgtgtgtgtgtgtgtgtgcgtgtgtgtgtgcgtgtgcgtgtgtgtgtgtgtgtgtatgtgtgtctgtgtgtgtgtgtgcgcagcagAGCAGAAATCTGCTGCAGTCAGCAGCAGAGCTTTGTTTTcattaagacacacacacacacacacacacacacacacacacacctgtgttccCAAGAGGGGCAGTCAGTCGAAATGCAATATTAATTGGGAAACGTGTTAACATCGAGtaacaaacacatgaacactACAATAAGTTGTTGGAGCCCAAGACAGACACAACACCTAGCGTCGGTGGCTATCGCCGTTAGCCGCTAACTCACCGTGTAACAAGCATTTAACATGTTACACACCTGTCAGCATCACCTGTTGAACATCTGCTCCGCAGCAGAATGCCAACAGAAGAtgtgagtgtagtgtgtgtagtgtgatgATGGGATGCATGGTTACATCATAAGTCAGGTGAGCCGGTGTTCGTGGGTCAAATGATTTCATCATTTTACAAACACAGGAGCACCTGAGGACCCTTTATGCAAAGTGGTTCAACCCAAATGTTACGTCTCCACGGAACACCGATAAGTGACCCTGATCCAGATCAACgtgacgcacacagacacagacagacacacacacagacagacacacacacacacacacagacacacacacagacacacacacacacacacacacacacacacacacacacacacagacagacacacagacagacacacacacacacacacagacacacacacacacacacacacgtcccatAATCCCTTTGGTTCTGTTGGAATGAGTTTCGTACGGTTGCTTGAGGTCCGATGTGTGTGAGCTGAATTCATGACGACCTGAAGACGATGCATCCAACACACAATCAATTAATAATgactctgcttcctcttctgtcttctctctctttgcatctcggctttataaatacatatataaatatatataatatataaacgatatatatatatatttataaatatatatatatacatatacatttatatatacataaataaataaatatatttatacctatatataaattgatataaacataaatgaatatatgtagatatttttatatatatttatatatattcatatattttttttctatatttataaatatatataaatacatatatttatacattttcttttaaataaatataaatatttattgatatatatatatatatatatatatatatatatcttttcttcCCATCTTTTCCTCTACAGTCAAGTGCTGTTTTGAATTGTTCCCTTCATATCGATTTGTCTCTCCGCCTTCAACTATTCAATCAATATTGAGCGTATATTTTTAGTGTGAATTACATTTCCTTGTCACCCACATGAGCCCCGTTTCTATTAATGATGACATGACGCAATCGAGGAGCAGTAAGACAtcagatgtctctctctctctctctctccatccaacACAAACTAACCATCTatcctccgtctccgtctctttcTCGCCCGCCAGTCGACCTGAACCGTCTCCACGACGACGTGAAGCGCTTCAGCTGCACGCCGCGCAACTCCTCGGTGAACCTGCGCGAGGAGCTGAAGGCCACCGGCGCCGTGTTCTTCCCCCGCTGCCTGCTGGTCAAGAAGTGCGGCGGCAACTGCGGCTGCGGAACCCGGGACTGGACCAACGGCTGCGGCTGCGAGGCGAACAAGAAGACGCTCAAGCTGCACGAGGTGGGTCCATGAGGCGGGGAAAGGTCACGAGGGATTTAAAATGAGGGAACACGGGGAGCACTGGAGGAGATGACCTGTGCCCTCGTCTCGGTGACCACTGAAGAGACTCATTCCTATTCGCTGACAGGCAAGAGGTTCGTAAGttgtagatatatttattaatggAGGTTTAGATGGACTCAGGGGTGTTAGTAGGGTTCAAAGAAAGGCGGGGCTAAACATAAGCAGGTAACACTCGTTAACAActacacattatattatatataaatgtatatatatataaaattaataaatatatttatatatatacataatatatatatataaaataattatatttatatatatatattttatatatgtatatatataaaatatatatatacataaaataaatgtatgtaaatataatgaataaatatatttatatatatacatctatatacataatatatatatataataattatatatatttatatatatattatatatgtatatacataaaatatatatattcagaaaataaaaaatatttatatatacataaaatacatatttgagtgagtgagtgtgataTTGTGCGTGCAGCAGGCGCTGCATCAACATTGAAGCAGCGTCTCCTCAGCCTCACAATATCtccctgttcctctcctccattcgtttctctgtctctctttctctctctctaatctctCCATATCTCTCTCGGTGCATTGTTagcattccctctctctctccgggttTCCTCTCATCCTTTCCCAATTCCCATATTCAACTCATCCCTTTGCAATGCGGCGTCCTTGTTCTTTAAGCCCGccattcatccctctctctcttccctccatctctttgtgtctttgttcttgtaGAGCTTCATTATTGAAACACGGTTCACagggctccctctctctctccctctctctctctctgtctcaaagTCAAACAATAGACATTGTGTTGtaattcttgtgtgtgtgtgtgtgtgttcttttcaCATAAACAATAGTCTAATAGAACTTGTTGTGTGAAACTAAAATATGACACATTTCTGACGCTGTATCCTGTCGGCAGTGAACCAATCAGCAACAAGCTCAtgaagacgaagaagatgaaTGTGAAAACAATAGAGGAGCTCCAGAGGACCTGTAGATGATGTCTCCAGGCCACCGTAGTCTCAAGCCTGTTGAACTGAAAGTGAATTCATTGGCAACAAGCTCCAGTTATGAAAACCATAcaaaaccatatatatatatatatgtatatatatacatatatatataaagatatatttatatgtatacatatatttatataaagatatatttatatatatacatatatttatatatatatatataaagatagttatatatatacatatctttctataaaaaatatatatatataaataaataagtatatatttatatataaatgtgtttatatatatacatctaattatttatatagatctatatatatatatgaatatatatatatacatatatataaatatatatttatatgtatacatatatttatatttatataaagatatatttatatatatacatatatatatatatatatatatatatgaataaataaatatttatatataaatgtgtttatatacaggactgtctcagaaaattagaatattgtgataaagttctttattgcACAAtgcacaacaaaaaacaaaatgtatcaaatatttattcaaatcaaatgaaatattattgcaaattattattttaatattgctttttatggcttaaaacataaaaagaaaaatcaaaaaaaaaatatttatattcattcagacaagaaaaaagacaGTTAAAAgctatatatacatctatttatctatatacatctatatatatacatctaaatatatatatagatatagatatagatatattccAAATAAGAGTGAATGAATGTTAAAATAATTGAGGAATTCCAGAGTACCTGTAATAGAGGTCGTCCATGAGGTCGGCTGTGATCCATGAATTGTTCCCTCCGGGCCACCGTAGTCTCACATCGCTGCATTCGGAGGATCTTTGATTTCCATCTAATGTATATTATTTACATCAGCTTCTCTTTATTTTAAGTCTGTCGAATTGCATTTACTGTATAAAGTAAAAACCTgggtgtcctctctctctctctgccccccccccccctctcctccccccaggTGCTGAAGTACACGCCGGACGTCAGTCTGTATCGGCGCCATCAGAAGCCGCGTGTGCGTTGGGTCATAAACGAGATCTTCCTCACGCACCACGAGacctgcgagtgtgtgtgtccatcccaGCCGcctcgctgacacacacacacacacacacgcacacacacacacacacatcatgcatCTGGAATTGTTGGACAAGGACTGTCAGACCGTCGCTTGCATTACACACGCATGACTCAGCAAGTAAAACCTTCAGGACAAAACTTTAAACGCACAAATGTTTCCAGACAaacgtgttttatatttaactttcttttctatttttttcaaaaagttttAGCCGTTTCAAAAATCTGAAGTTTTTTCTCTGATAACCAAAATTAAAAGATATTTTGGgcagaatctttttttttttttcataccgTAGTCCACTAAATATTTGTATTAGAATTGCATCAAATATgcaaacatttatatttcaggATTTAAAAACCAACGTGATTGTATTCCATCTCGTGTGTGTGGAGTTCCTTTATATCATGAAGAGAGTGTGAAAAATATGAAGCGTGAGACGgagggaggaagtgtgtgtgtgtgcatgtgtgtgggtgtgcgtgtgtgtgtgtgtgcatgtgtgtgtgtgcgtgtgcgtgtgtgtgtgtgtgtgtgtgtgcgcctgccGGTAACGGCTCAGGAAGACCTTTTGTTTCAGGGGTTGAGGGTTACCGACAGTCTGTGGGAGCTGGCAGcggagcggtgtgtgtgtgtctgtgtgtgagtgtgtgtgtgtgtgtgtctgtgtgtgtgtgtgtctgtgtgtgtgtctgtgtgtgtgtgtgtgtgtgtgtgtctgtgtgtgtctgtgtgtgtctgtgtgcgtgtgtgtctgtgtgtctgtgtgcgtgtgtctgtgtgtgtgtctgtgtgtgtgtgtgtgtctgtgtgtgtgtgtgtgtgtgtctgtgtgcgtgtgtgtgtgtgtgtctgtgtgtgtgtgcgtgtctgtgtgtgtctgtgtgtgtgtctgtgtgtgtgtcctgtgtctgGCGGTCTCAGCACATTCCTCAGAGCTACATTCCTCCTTGTCGCctctcttcttgtctcctctccttgttttctctctccttgtctcctctctccttgtctcctctcttcttgtctcctctctccttgtctcctctctccttgtctcctctctccttgttttctctcctttatTAAAGAGTCCTCCTGAGGATCTCATGTTTCCTCCATAATTTATTGTTTGCTTCTCTGTTAATAAAATATCAGCTGCTGCTCATCATGTGAAACGTGCTTCTAGCATTTCTGCCTCCaggcaccacctccatcacatgctttatactatatatagatataaatatatctatatatatataataaagtcTATATCATATGTAGAGCTACTACCAATGCTAATAAGAGTCAGAGCATGCTAATAACTTACAGCGTTTAGTGGCTTTAATGTTAACAACGTTCAGGATGTTAATTTATCGTCTTCATGTAGAATTAAATACAAACCACAGCTGCAGGAATCTGGACTAAAGAcaaagtcaaaggtcaaactttGACCTGAGGCCGACTCCACGGGAAGATTTAAGGGAATGGACCCAACAACAGAGACCAGGTGGTCGTGGTTACGTGTTGTCccaacacattaacaacacttTGAGTTCCCTCAtcattcacaacaacaacaacaacagaacgaTGGTGTTCTATAACACCGCAGCGTTATGGAacattacccagcatgcatcatGCTCTGAGCGTCTTTCTCTTCATCGGTTCTTGTCCTGACGGACGTGTGA comes from Pseudoliparis swirei isolate HS2019 ecotype Mariana Trench chromosome 20, NWPU_hadal_v1, whole genome shotgun sequence and encodes:
- the pdgfd gene encoding platelet-derived growth factor D — translated: MSLPVVLPVVLPVVLQLWTLLLFGTFSSADVSMARVLRGNFRRDDFYRRELNVTVTPVGGAIHSPRFPSSYPRNLMLSWRLTSPPGSRIHLEFDRHFGLEEDENGVCRYDFVEVEDQSETSTIIWGRWCGQKAPPTLNSKSNSIRVTFKSDDYFVAKPGFKVCYSLMYDSLLPASNSNWEAVTLPMSDQPGGRRTAASTEAPLSLEDLDRSIAAFDTVEQLLRTLSPDTWRQDLDSIYTQTHIQYRARAYHLASRHSKVDLNRLHDDVKRFSCTPRNSSVNLREELKATGAVFFPRCLLVKKCGGNCGCGTRDWTNGCGCEANKKTLKLHEVLKYTPDVSLYRRHQKPRVRWVINEIFLTHHETCECVCPSQPPR